GAATCTAGCTACACTGCAACAGCCTATCACGAGGCTACGCACGACATGTACGTGACGTAGCCTACGTCAGTGTAGCCGCTCAACAGTTACCGCACTTTTTTAAACTGGATGAGTTTAGCTATACTGCTTTAAGATGGATATTATCCGCAAATGGTTAAAAAAGGAACAAGGACCTCACTCACAAGTTTAATTCCGAGTGGACACTTTATTAATGAGGAGGTTCTGCTCGGAGAAACGCCGCCTGCCGCTGTACTGACAGGAGGGAAGGGAGAGACAGCGCTGCCTCCACTCAAGTACAGTAGGTTCAAAGtctgcgtgtgtgcgtgcgtgcgtgcgtgcgtgcgtgtgtgtgtgtgtgtttgtgtgtgtgtgaatgtgtcatattttgaatttgcacccctcgggTAAACAGTCACGAGTCAGTTgtaattctttaaatataaaaacatcgACTACTTACAAGCTGTATTTCAAAAGCGGGTGTAATTATGAAAACAACCACCGTGTCCACGTCAACCGgtccaggaagtaaactgttgcctacaactcgtgtgtttgttgtagtacaagacaagagatttacgttggaaacgatTACTCGTgtcatcgtttttttttttttttttttttttgcttatggTTAAAATGTACTAACACACAATGTAAACTAAAATCAGCAATTGGACCATGGTTgatctttaaaaaataacatatagtCACGTTTCCCAGTAAGACTCACCTGTCTCTGATCGAGTCTTTCTATAGTAGCATTGGCCCCATAAGCCCGACAGGATTCAACGATGTAATCTGAACTGATGCCCAGTACGGAGCAAGAGTCACCGTATGATCCATCAGCGACTATGATCACCCGCGGGCGTTCACCTCTGGGTATCTTCCTCAGGTACTCTTCATTAAACTACCGGATTACAGCAACAGAAAGAAATAGTCAGCATGTTATGACTTTGGTTTGGGGTTTAGAGTTATCCTAAAGACCCTCATGTTTATATAATTTGCAGTGTCTGTAAGTATCGCCATCAAGTTCTTTCTTTCTGTTGTGGCTAAGGTGTATTTTGCATGTTGCTATAATGTTGGACATTAAGTATGTTGATGGGTTTCCttatatgttttattaaacCAGACTGACATCGGGGATAACACTAAATCTGAACTGAAGGTTTATTGTGATGGATGCGAGTTTATAGTCTCCGTGTGTGTTGTGTACTTTAGAGATGAGCCTTAAATACACAGAACTGAGTGTACAAGGCCATTCATGTGACAGCACATCACTTAATCACATTATAGATTAACTTAAGTGAAGGACATAATAACAATGTTTTCTGCAAATGGACAATGGGTTTTTTGAGCTTTCTTATTTTTGACTCAGCTTTAATAACTTTGTAGTCATCAGTCTTTATATTGTGCTATATGAGCaagcaaatgttttaaaagcagcattgcatttatttatttatttacttatctTAATGTTATTAAACCGTACtataaaacatgttttgtcaCATAACCTAAAATATGCATAAATTTACTCGTGGTTTGATAATGCTTTCGATCATATAAAATGTGACGTAAAATTTCACCTCATTGTCTAACAATTGCatagaaaaacaacaacaaataacaACACGTGGCTCCGACTAATTTACATAAAGACATGCAGAGAAACCATAACGCGCACGAACCTTTGTACCCAAATGAACTTTCACATCAACCCTTTGTTTCTTTTGCTCCAGTATGCTCAGCAAATACTCCTGAAACACTCCGATTTTGGTGAAGAAGTGCTCGTTGTGCCAGCAGCCCTCCATGTTGTCAAAATCCACCCCCAGATCGAGAAGGAAGCGGACGCTGCGGGGATCGAGCGCGATCTGCTGGGGTCTGCAGAGCAGCGCGCTCCTGTAGCGCTCATCCAGTACCGTCAGTTTCAGCACCTTGCCGGAGCGAACAGCGACCAGAGCCGCAGTGAGTCCGATCGGACCGGAACCCACCACCAAAACCGAGATCCGAGCCCTCCACTGACGGATCCCGTCCAGACTCACCTTCAGGATCACATAGAGCAGCACCGCGAGTAAAGTACTGAGTGCGGTGTCGTACATCAGGGTCCCGTACTGATCATTCACACTGCTGTTAAATCCATTCACGCGCCTCTCCACGTTCACCGGCTCCATGTCGTGGTTACTGAAGCGAGTGATGAACACGCTTCACGAGCTTTGAACATGTCGAGATGCCACGTTGCATGTGGAGAAGCGAAGTGAGCAGTAAACACGAGCGCAACTCATCTAAACACGGCAAAGAACCTCGCGATCCTTGAGGCTTTATGAAGAAATCTGAATGTAAAGAATTAGATGCGTCATTTTGTGCAAAATGGACTTTGAactgcgctctctctctctctctctctctctctctctctctctctctctctctctctctctctctctctcaataaGACATGACTGATAATCCTTATTTATAATGCTTATCAAGGGCAGGGCCAGCTTATCACTCTGTATCTCACGGGTATGGTGGTAATATTTTGTTTAGATACACTCTTAAATAaaaggtgcttcacaatgccaAACAAGGTCATTAAGGATTTAaataacctttctgtttcacaaaaggttagaaaatatgaaagaaaTAGTTACTTTTGTCTCCATCATCCATCGCATGCCAAAAAAAGACTGTTACCGTTGCTTTCATCTGTGTGCATCCAGTggcggatttagcaaattgggggcccaaggcAAAGGTATGGGGGCCCCCATCCGATCTTTAAAAGAGAacgaaatatttttttactccaaacTGAAGTTGGAAAGCAgtgaacacacaaagcgtagcACTACACAAACTAATAGTCACAATGGAAGACAATAGAgaataagtcaatggggcaaaaacagccgtggacagtaaatgagggagaagatttttaaatctgatgctgtaaaaaaaactaacaatgcatcaaagccaatgtttttccccaaatcagtttTGAGTGAGTTTTTGGAAAAATCTTTggaaattaaagagttaaaatcctggattattttcttaaacatttagaagttttaatcagaactgaggttgattaacagatttatgcaaaaaagttTGAACCAAACATAACGAAAGGTTTGTGAATTTGCCCACAGTGTATTGTTgagttaagaaaaaaattaaaagcattTTCCCAAATATGTGtcaaaatcagatttttttcaccaaaaatcattccatttgctgaaacacacaGAAAATTGTTGCCAAATTAAGATTCAACAGCACCCCATAGTGGgcgaaaacatccccaacataAAATAAGGGTTAAATTTGTTATTCTGTAGTAACGTTATTTACTTcaccacaaaataatttttatcagTGTAGGGCTAGGGCTATTTCTAGCAGAATTAGCCGGTTGACTCACCAAAGAGATCGTAAGATCGTTTCGTTTTTGCGTTTATATTTGTCTTGATTCATCTCCATTCGTGTACTTTCCCAGTCCTCCTGTCACTCTGTTTTTATCTTTCGTGACGCGCAGTGTGCACCGTTATGGACTTGTTCATTGCATTGTGAAAGAAGggggtgtatgtgtgtgtagtgaCAGATAAACATGAACTGGACATTCAAAGTTTCAGCGTATTTCTTAAGAATATTAATACAATTGGCCATGCATTTGAAGTGTTAATAATGATAAaggtttacttatttatttattttttaggttgGTTGGGAGCACCCTACTATGACGCTGGTAGGGGGCCCCAAGCATAGACACTAGGGCTGCGTCggaaaactcaaggcagtgactCGTTgtctcgctgcctcatgaggaaatgacttcggaggcatgaaggcagctcagagaaaagctttcggacacactttaaaggcagcgtgtttgaaatataaacagagagcgcctttgagataactaatcacatatttgaaaactacaatactaatttctcgctagaaatgcaattaaaaggtgtaaaaagtgaaaatctacctttatttacactaaatttgtgctccagtcgcttccttggccgacatttttttttttgctcgaCCAGGCTCGACTAATCACATTCTTATTGTACGCCCATGCAtaggtatctcaggagacaggaagtaaacctaacattgaATTCgaacatgccttgatgccttcctgccttggaaagctGCCACCAAATTgcagcaatttagagttttcggacgcagcctagatgtcgccttggctacggcagttcattggaccgaatgcgtcaaacagagccgccatcttgaaacatgAGAACTCCGCATCAGCATCATTGTAGGCAATGttgtaacaaaaataaaatcaccataaatcgtcatgaatgcgattttcttgatttttttttggttcgtttcaacagtcagacatgtatttagcattgagtacagaaaaaaaggttttgatattatgaaaatctactttttcttactataatgcatagtgctagtactGTAGGCCTCACATCCATACGCAGCAAAAAAGTCCTAGCTttacctagctacttcctatgGCAAGACCCCTGTTCTAAGATGGCAGCGGTTTTGACGTatgcttagaaccccaaggtgacatctagtgtatatatctatgggcCCCAAGCAGCCGCCTACCTATGCCTCTATGTTACGACCGCCTCTGTGTGCAtctgaccaacaattaaaccACACATATAACTTGTTGCGCTAAAACAGCTACTGCGCATGCACACAGGTTGGCAAAAGCATCTCACAGAGCAGCCCCCCACACACATTGAATCGTCAGTCTTCAGTTTCAGCACCTTGCCGGAGCGAACAGCGACCAGAGCCGCagtgattggttcttttaactaaAATGTGGGACTTGAGTTGCTAGAGCGGCCATATTAAGCATTGTCCCCTATTCATAGTAATAGGAAAGCTCAATCTTGTTTTATCCAACATCTTTGGTTCCACCTGAAGGTTTTATTTCCTCTTAGTTACTGTTGCTACGGGTTCAGGGTTAAGTGTTTCTGTGAGCTGCATTGAGTCAGCAAGCAGTGAAAAATCTTTCTGAATGAATTGAACAGTGGAGAGAGGCCACAGCACTTTTTTTTGACTGAGAAATATACAACAGTATTTTTACTGATAAGTAACAGATACAAAGAGACTATTGAAATGCATGAATGTCATTATTCTGACTGCCGATCAGTGATCACACTGCTGAGCACATCATATACTAATCCAATACCAATACAGAAACACAAATGCATTGATGCATAACTGAAATCTatataaaatcaaactttgaattTCCTAATCCCATCATTAGATTAAGAGACtttgatttcacagacagggtcacatgtgTGCAATAGTATTTTTGTAATTGTCAATGTTAGCTATCTAAACTAGCAATAATTAAATGCCAGCTACAATGATTATAACTTCTTCATGGGCACCTGGCAACCACAGAGAATGAATCATTCATAGTCAATCCAGGTGTTCATTTAGTGCAGTCGAGCAGAAGGAGGCTGATAACGGGAAGCAGGATGATGAGGAGACGACCAGATGACATTTGCCATGTCTCTTAGCAACACCGTATTACTTCTGTTATATGTCTGTGAGTTACTCACGCAGTGACAAGTGtgcataaacataaaaaataatcaagCTTGTTGCTATTATAAAGAAAAATGATTGGTTAGTATTTTTCTAGTTAGCAATTGATGCCTGTTCTCTTATTGGGAGTATTTAATAATCATTTTTaatatacatgtttgtatttgtaATCTTTCATCAGAAAAATCTTTCATCAGAAAATTGAATTATTGATTCAataaggtgctgaaagcattctttagaaatgttggcccatattgataggatagcatcttgcagttgatggagatttgtgggatgcacatccagggcacgaagctcccgttccaccacatcccaaagatgctctattgggttgagatctggtgattgtgggggccattttagtacagtgaactcattgtcatgttcaagaaaccaatttgaaatgattcaagggCATAAAGGGATGGAAATGGTGAGAAACAATGCTCAgataggccgtggcatttaaacgatgcacaattgacactaaggggcctaaagtgtgccaagaaaacatcccccacaccattacaccaccaccaccagcctgcacagtggcttgagccaaattctgactctaccatctgaatgtctcaacagaaatcgagactcatcagaccaggcaacatttttccagtcttcaactgtccaattgttgtgagcttgtgcaaattgtagcctctttttcctgtagtggagatgagtggtacccggtggggtcttctgctgttgtagcccatccgcctcaaggttgtgcgtgttgtggcttcacaaatgctttgctgcatacctcggttgtaacgagtgcttatttcagtcaaagttgctcttctatcagcttgaatcagtcggcccattcgcctctgacctctagcatcaacaaggcattttgcccacaggactgccacatactggatgtttttcccttttcacatcattctttgtaaaccctagaaatggttgtgtatgaaaatcccagtaactgagcagaatgtgaaatactcagaccggcccgtctggccccaacaaccatgccacgctcaaaattgcttaaagtgcccatcttatgactgcttttccacaagttatataggagTATGAGTTCCatcaagcatgtttcaaaagttgtttgctcgaaatagcttgtaggaaaggattgttacccatctctagtagcctctgtttcagggcagttcagattgtgccgttttgagctagtcttacatatttatgagctactgctcctttgatcacgccccactactaacgtcatgtgatcgtgcgcatgctcagtggtctcgtgagcagtacagaccatactgtgttattattttatatattattattattattaacggtttatgttgccaacagacaattcatgcagaaaagtatcactaataagtacactacaggagaagaaactcatgacacacaatgattcctgagtaaattgtgatgttacgttagcagtcacaacaacaaactcgttttccctgaaCAATGcgaacatattcccattataaaacattttcaaacacattattttcgcaaattacataaattaagacccggcgggggatgtatactgcttgtggaccgcgtgctaattgctagaagctagcgggaggtccggaccgtaaagttataaggctcgggggttagcatcgtcagaaaagccggggctgtaaggcccggtctcggtgtgtcaaactcatcatgacacacaaagattccagcgtaaattgtgatgtagcagtctgaacaatacactcgttttccctggacaatactaacatattcccgttataaacattttcaaacgcattattttcgcaaattacagatattaagacccggcgggggatgtatactgcttgtggaccgcatgctaattgctagaagctagcgggagatccggaccgtgtatatatctatgcggaccataaagttattagaggctcacctcgtcagaaaagccggggcgtaacagttacggtctcggttagtttggcaaaaagcttttagctctagcatcataaatgtagtattttgtgacagaagatgacaacatgcaaaatataacgtgacttcttacctttaacgatgaaacaacgcgatcgcgaatcgaatccagtctgtttcagatgtgtgaatgatccatgaaagtccaataaaatacatccaatgaccatttgtccacaaatgcttataatccgtgaaatatagatacatagtctgttgtttacatcagatttcgcatgaaggtcttatcgcctacaatctgaggactgtttgcgtcgtaacacactgtatataagatactccgggttccaataaccacgcgttaaaactttgtttttaaaagtaggtggaagtataatccataatatccaaatagcgctgttatttccgtgagacatgataacagcacagagggtctcattcaagtgactgctctatgctctctagctacctggtgggtggagacctgcgagtggggtggtgggcgggaaaattcaaactgaatgtgacgaaactttttgttacgtcacaacggagctgagttttaactcgcgcaatctgagactcaaggcagaggacattcagaaacctgtatctcactcaaaacagcatggatggatttttttccaagtttgtatgcgtgtgggagcatcagagacacaaaataacaccccaaaacccagaaaaagtgagtttttcataatacgggcactttaaatcacctttctttccaattctgacattcagtttggagttcaggagattgtcttgaccaggaccaaccttaaatgcattgaagcaactgccatgtgattggttgattagataattgcattaatgagaaattgaacatgtgttcctaataatcctttagatgAAACACACAAAACTGATATATCTAGCATAACCACAGTTATGGGTGTTCAGCATCATGCTGTGGAGATGCTTTTTATCTGCCTGTGTTGATTAGAGATTTAGTTTTTCATGTACGTTTATTAAAGGTTCACAGTGGTACGCAGATGTTCTCATTCAGCTCTTTCATGTTAAGCATTTTGACTCAGCATCACCTTGTTAGTCATGACTGCAGGTCACATCTAATGGTTTCTATTTTATCCACACCATTGTGGCAAGGTCTCAATGAAGAATAAGACATAGTGTACCAACGCAAGTCTATTGAACAtaacaaaatatcataaaaaaaaggACCATACGGCACACTTTGTATATATGTCAGGTACCCTTTCTAAGAACTGAGCTCGGTTGCAAATTCTAGTGAGGTGTCTTTTAATTGTTTTTCTATGGCAGACAAGACAGATATCTCTGATGCCATTCTGCAAAGAGTGGATGCTGTTTAGTGTCTCATAAATGTTTTGACActgttcatccaaaaatgaaaattctgtcatcattactcactctcatgttgatacaaaactgtataaatttctttatataatattttaaggaatgttcaTGAACCGTTCACGAgaaccattcacttccatagtatttttttttcctATACTATGGAGgtaaatggggctcatgatcggtttatGTAATGATGAACTCAAGTGCATTTATATGAGTGAATTCAAGAAACAGAAGTCACCCTCTGGTGGTTAGTAGAGGAGTACCGGTTAAACATACAAGGCTTTATCTCCGGGTTTCCCAAACTTGGGTGTGGAACTGGTGGTTCTCAAAGGAATTGCAGGGGCTTTGTGAATTGATGGAAAAAAATAATCCATTACATTTAAAtcataaatgaaaataaatcatttttaaataatactCTAAATAAAACACTAATTAACAAtacatattttacatatttattattaatttatatattacatttatattttaatctgtATGTCATGTAACCATAAAACAACACTACAATATGTCAGATAAATGAGAAGATAAACAGCTATGTACTAATAAAATAAAGGTCAGATAATAACATGGTCATATAAAAtaggtaataataacaataactatGTAAAGTATTACtgataaaaacttaaatatatattatttagaTAGCATGCAAATATGCTATTAATTACCATGTCTGTCCCAAACTCATGTGCGCCATCGTGGACTTgtgtcaagggtccctaaggtctgcactacatgaagtttactttttaattgtttgtcacatttgtcatgtttattgtatttgttgataataaagagacagctctgggctgcatactacattctcctgtaggtTTGAAAAAATTGACGGTGCATTTGCAGTATGACTGCACTCTTCTGTTGACTAAAATTTCCTCCCATGCACTGTACGCGGATCCATGCATATGCAAAAAAGCAAGTATACTTTAGCCTAGAGTCTCCAATCTTGACACCACCTAGGTTCTGATGAAAGCATACATGTCCCGACATGTTCTTGAGGTAATTTTTGATCACACCTCTGTTTCTCAGCCAGGAAGCCAGGGCCCACAGGGGGGCCTCAACAGATTTAAAAGGGGGCCTTAAAGCCTTGAAGTAAAAaggtagagaaccactgctctaaaaGCTGCATCTGCAGATCAAAAGAAAGAATCAAACATTTCATTTAACAAGGAAGTGTATGTGATCTCTCTTCTACCTGGGGAGATGACGGGTTGTCTACCATCCAGAGCAAGAATGACCTTAATGCATGTGTTATATGAGATACATTTTTGATAAAGAAACAAAAGAGGTTACAAGCAGACATCCTGTCAACACctccgcacacacacacacacacacacacacacacacagagagagagagagagagagagagagagagagagagagagagagagattgctCATGCAATTGCAGTCATATATCAATGAAAGTAAAGTATGTATTCGACTTCGAGCGGCGCTGTGTAGACCGTTTTGCTCTTGTGACATAAAAGTACCGCGAAAGCATAgcttttgaatcgctctcgcggtactgtgatgtAATATACCGATTCGTCTGCGCAGCCATATGTAGATAAACAAGCTGAGGTTGAGTTTCCAGACAACTCGGATTTAACATTTTGCTCCGAATTAAAAAGTTTAACTGAAACCCTATGTAAattaaagcaaaacaaaaaagcaGTTAAAACATACCAGATTTGAATGGGTTTTGAATCACTTTTAAATTGAGATAAATTAACTTTCCTATCCCCCATACTTGAGTAATAAAATACGTATTATTTATGTctatgtatgtattttttttctaaatcccTCGTAATTGAATGTTTGTTCTTATTCATTGTCTACTACTATGTTTTCAAATGTCAAATGTTAATGGcataatgttaataaaaaacTCAGATTTAAATATTTCCCACCTCAACCCGGAAATAATGTCTGGAATGGCGCTCTTTTACTGTTACtaaacactttaaatattttgttactAAATCATTAGTAACATTAGGGTAGGAAATATCCTAAATACGATTTGTCTGGCA
The DNA window shown above is from Paramisgurnus dabryanus chromosome 23, PD_genome_1.1, whole genome shotgun sequence and carries:
- the LOC135787939 gene encoding uncharacterized protein, with the protein product MEPVNVERRVNGFNSSVNDQYGTLMYDTALSTLLAVLLYVILKVSLDGIRQWRARISVLVVGSGPIGLTAALVAVRSGKVLKLTVLDERYRSALLCRPQQIALDPRSVRFLLDLGVDFDNMEGCWHNEHFFTKIGVFQEYLLSILEQKKQRVDVKVHLGTKFNEEYLRKIPRGERPRVIIVADGSYGDSCSVLGISSDYIVESCRAYGANATIERLDQRQVPTPEIRAHSLYFDLSAYGINTVKDPHNSSQSAVKPGFHLKIYGTFRNRYMALACTSDADSKMMHFLRHTANSSIMKNIFLQSFNAYKTDIEPRLSDVTLHHMQCSRMLFEIMLSYRRVSAAYIEGDHVAVTVEGEAARVLNFDTGCGVNLGMRGLESLGMFIYRTATALDQNDVFEALLAKIQHSRLVAETFRQTGLNSAMFE